The Campylobacter concisus genome has a window encoding:
- a CDS encoding tRNA 2-selenouridine synthase: MKFLAIILLLLTSIFLIACSANQANKKISNSELENLAKQYGGVYIFDEKFEKEIEKIEADRKELRKNTKGKDLGGGLYAVNTKLVDEKFPQTLSNGKPYFLGGTSSKISQSCYEKIYNFIGHENLKKYEPWIFSNLYYKDKEDNIVQISCTVVYERVKTQYGLFGDEGRGFSFKKNSFESLGGGNKFILTNNKFHKSKQGQVSAN, encoded by the coding sequence ATGAAATTTCTAGCTATAATACTCTTACTTCTAACAAGTATATTTTTAATAGCTTGCTCAGCTAATCAAGCAAACAAAAAGATAAGTAACTCTGAACTAGAAAACTTAGCTAAACAATATGGTGGAGTATATATATTTGATGAGAAATTTGAGAAAGAGATAGAGAAAATAGAAGCTGATAGAAAAGAGCTAAGAAAAAATACAAAAGGTAAAGATTTAGGTGGCGGTCTTTATGCTGTTAATACTAAGTTGGTAGATGAAAAATTCCCTCAAACCCTCTCAAATGGTAAACCGTATTTTCTAGGCGGAACATCTAGTAAAATTTCACAAAGTTGTTATGAAAAAATTTATAATTTCATAGGTCATGAGAATTTAAAAAAATATGAACCTTGGATATTTTCAAATTTATATTACAAAGATAAAGAGGATAATATAGTTCAAATTTCATGTACTGTAGTTTATGAAAGAGTCAAAACACAGTATGGACTATTTGGAGATGAAGGCAGAGGCTTTAGTTTTAAAAAAAATAGCTTTGAAAGTCTTGGTGGTGGAAACAAATTCATTCTAACAAACAACAAATTTCATAAAAGCAAACAAGGACAAGTAAGTGCAAACTAA
- a CDS encoding Mbeg1-like protein, which translates to MKSTKSNKELINCFKDYIDIADASYAMLHNVFENEINGLDELYDKFGKDNVPDNIANSYRKDEIDKPIWRYADGITKGDVLKSDQKDENNNTIKITGDPTAYALCIEARFMADKFVKKPNAKPNKKPKQLENNVKRFITTPTDEKGEAIGDPYIFYKENDLSPRTKLFVNRYELVKHIPNQKSGFSSTIFYDTLKSNYIIGFRGTEMKINDLLDDAFMAITSRALMQISALKSLQSSMQEAINSHSQNLSGLDNTAKDIILSGHSLGGHLAQIYAVTFKDSGVKELYTYNAPGIYGGILASAFTWSLRLLSFVAKAIAKGARWIARVIDKDGFIGKMVGSVFNKIKGMFGFKDDKSSVDEYVDVVKNNEQAQKTLADKKVSSNINKASKEKDIDIEIHHVESVKQSINRDEDSFSKDVAVLIEPTFSVISDLGYKLGIDTTGEVKYENTENRHLVNILIRSHFLKESVLVLYMLCYLLENKENEAKIEGKDIAEALDYLNEYIQSLKFKLKCIRSKLNLDVNIDDISDASMLDTPLYIFYAYLNLFYEYGKFSDENFKQDMVGYIIENLGSNIDKNSNKEAHLVKILDIDDLDKLDATKIVSDARAGDIDMLVAICALNLFVFEKKIDVNELGKYFSYSKNIYKNITILRDNRVDIAEASIFVKDRIDMLKSIINLKYADLVKLKENENFLASIDSNDISSSDEAIVIANNKSAQNNDDVAYNNKVATDDIKALMNESVGSIFYKNNDTLSVSAVDKSIVDVEVLKEIFKLDSKNMNQRIYLNSALLSKANEEEDYPLYFKDEKYNSDENIPLNFTHQPRDEDKDIGRLNVAYRNSQANILNYSLLNKSLNINLKPMNKKTKEALSNLNQRQNLQKDNQSKEISSTATSCPVIEDDTIICPHGGHVILKSRAGRSIRSDDQGVILDVDFINSPIVGCSARIPCVIVAYVPRSALSLKSMNDHYAVMQDLVPNCLSNTGSSLRCIKKENKLKLEHSLSNPMFENNNLAVQNPNLNKPLIRLHIKAFASQIDNLLVTTYYLFDKKFEDKNGFGKIKLNLDEGRDVEDKNLKALLADNYDDKRYDIKEFKLRYGVDKLNLIFVVPKNFSSLDKENYKKANSPESGVGFFASLDEFNSSNIEKNRRTYTYVFMSPTGAKSIELEIAKGLDSGYTNDINTTSFVMLVS; encoded by the coding sequence TTGAAATCAACTAAATCAAATAAAGAGCTAATAAATTGTTTTAAAGACTATATTGATATAGCTGATGCAAGTTATGCAATGCTTCATAATGTATTTGAGAATGAAATAAATGGACTTGATGAGCTTTATGATAAATTTGGTAAAGATAATGTTCCTGACAACATTGCAAATTCATATAGAAAAGATGAGATAGATAAACCTATTTGGAGATATGCGGATGGTATAACAAAAGGTGATGTTTTAAAATCAGATCAAAAAGATGAGAATAATAACACAATAAAAATTACTGGTGACCCTACTGCTTATGCTCTTTGTATTGAGGCCAGATTTATGGCAGATAAATTTGTAAAAAAACCTAATGCTAAACCTAATAAAAAACCGAAACAATTAGAAAACAATGTAAAAAGATTTATAACAACTCCAACTGATGAAAAAGGTGAAGCAATAGGAGATCCTTATATTTTTTATAAGGAAAATGATCTCTCCCCTCGCACAAAACTTTTTGTCAATCGCTATGAGCTAGTAAAGCACATACCTAATCAAAAATCAGGTTTTAGCTCAACTATATTTTATGATACGCTTAAGTCAAACTATATCATAGGCTTTAGAGGAACAGAGATGAAAATAAATGATCTCTTAGATGATGCCTTTATGGCTATCACATCAAGAGCGCTTATGCAAATATCTGCTTTAAAATCACTTCAATCCTCTATGCAAGAAGCAATAAATTCTCATAGTCAAAACTTAAGTGGTTTAGATAACACTGCCAAAGATATCATCCTATCAGGTCACTCATTAGGAGGTCATCTAGCTCAAATATATGCAGTAACCTTTAAAGATAGCGGAGTAAAAGAACTTTATACTTATAACGCTCCAGGAATTTATGGTGGTATATTGGCTTCAGCTTTTACTTGGAGCTTAAGGCTTCTTAGCTTTGTGGCTAAAGCCATAGCAAAAGGTGCAAGATGGATAGCAAGAGTCATAGATAAAGATGGCTTTATAGGAAAGATGGTAGGCTCAGTCTTTAACAAGATAAAAGGTATGTTTGGCTTTAAAGATGATAAGAGCAGTGTAGATGAATACGTAGATGTAGTTAAAAATAATGAACAGGCTCAAAAGACTCTTGCAGATAAAAAAGTAAGCTCTAATATAAATAAAGCTAGCAAAGAAAAAGATATAGACATAGAGATACATCACGTAGAGAGCGTTAAACAAAGTATCAATAGAGATGAAGATAGCTTTTCAAAAGATGTAGCTGTTTTGATAGAACCTACCTTTTCAGTAATATCTGATCTAGGCTATAAGCTAGGCATAGATACAACTGGCGAAGTAAAGTATGAAAATACCGAGAATAGACACTTGGTGAATATATTAATTAGATCTCACTTTTTAAAAGAGAGCGTTTTGGTTTTATATATGTTGTGTTATCTCTTGGAAAACAAAGAAAATGAAGCCAAGATAGAAGGCAAAGATATAGCTGAAGCACTTGATTATCTAAATGAATATATCCAGTCGCTTAAATTTAAACTAAAATGCATAAGATCGAAGTTAAATTTAGATGTAAATATAGATGATATAAGTGATGCTTCTATGCTAGATACGCCTTTATATATCTTTTATGCTTATTTAAATCTCTTTTACGAATATGGCAAATTTAGTGATGAAAATTTTAAGCAAGATATGGTCGGGTATATAATAGAAAATTTAGGCAGCAACATAGATAAAAATAGCAACAAAGAAGCACATCTAGTAAAGATACTAGATATAGATGACCTAGATAAACTAGATGCGACAAAGATAGTAAGTGATGCTAGAGCTGGCGATATAGATATGCTAGTGGCTATTTGTGCTTTGAATTTATTTGTATTTGAAAAAAAGATAGATGTAAATGAACTTGGTAAATACTTCTCTTATAGCAAAAACATCTATAAAAATATAACGATACTACGAGATAATAGAGTGGATATAGCGGAGGCTAGCATCTTCGTAAAAGATAGAATAGATATGCTAAAGAGCATAATAAATCTAAAATATGCGGATCTAGTAAAGCTAAAAGAAAATGAAAATTTCTTGGCTAGCATAGACTCTAATGACATAAGCTCTAGCGATGAAGCCATAGTAATAGCTAATAATAAATCCGCTCAAAATAACGATGATGTAGCTTACAACAATAAAGTAGCAACCGATGATATAAAAGCCCTTATGAATGAGAGCGTAGGAAGTATCTTTTATAAAAATAACGATACTCTTAGTGTAAGTGCAGTAGATAAAAGTATAGTCGATGTTGAGGTATTAAAGGAGATATTTAAGCTAGATAGTAAAAATATGAATCAAAGAATATATCTAAACTCTGCCCTTTTGTCTAAAGCCAATGAAGAGGAGGATTATCCACTTTATTTTAAAGATGAAAAATATAATAGTGATGAGAATATACCTCTAAATTTTACTCATCAGCCAAGAGATGAGGATAAAGATATAGGAAGGCTAAATGTTGCTTATAGAAATTCTCAAGCAAATATATTAAATTATTCACTATTAAATAAGAGTCTAAATATCAATCTAAAACCAATGAACAAAAAGACTAAAGAGGCTCTTTCAAATTTAAATCAAAGGCAAAATTTACAAAAAGATAATCAATCTAAAGAAATTTCATCCACCGCGACTTCATGCCCTGTCATAGAGGATGACACTATTATTTGCCCACATGGCGGTCATGTGATCTTAAAAAGTAGGGCAGGCAGGAGTATAAGATCAGACGATCAAGGCGTGATACTTGATGTTGATTTTATAAACTCGCCGATAGTAGGCTGCTCAGCTAGGATCCCATGCGTCATAGTAGCTTATGTACCAAGATCAGCACTTAGTCTAAAAAGCATGAATGATCACTACGCTGTAATGCAAGATCTAGTGCCAAACTGCCTAAGCAACACCGGCTCTTCGCTAAGGTGCATAAAAAAAGAGAATAAACTTAAACTAGAGCATAGTTTAAGTAATCCTATGTTTGAGAATAATAACCTTGCCGTACAAAATCCAAATTTAAATAAGCCATTGATCAGACTTCATATAAAAGCTTTTGCTTCCCAAATAGATAATCTTTTGGTAACTACCTATTATCTATTTGATAAAAAATTTGAAGATAAAAATGGCTTTGGCAAGATCAAACTCAATTTAGATGAGGGAAGAGACGTAGAGGATAAGAATTTAAAGGCTCTTTTAGCGGATAATTATGACGATAAGCGTTACGACATCAAAGAATTTAAACTAAGATATGGAGTGGATAAACTGAATTTGATATTTGTAGTTCCAAAGAATTTTAGCTCTCTTGATAAAGAGAACTACAAAAAGGCAAATAGCCCGGAAAGCGGGGTAGGCTTTTTTGCCAGTTTAGATGAATTTAATAGTTCTAATATAGAAAAGAATAGACGTACTTACACTTATGTTTTTATGTCTCCAACTGGAGCTAAAAGCATAGAGCTTGAGATAGCTAAAGGGCTAGATAGTGGCTATACAAATGACATAAATACAACTAGCTTTGTAATGCTTGTTAGTTGA
- a CDS encoding diadenosine tetraphosphate hydrolase codes for MQTKKSNKELINCFKDYIDIADASYAMLHNVFENERNGLDELYDK; via the coding sequence GTGCAAACTAAAAAATCAAATAAAGAGCTAATAAATTGCTTTAAAGACTATATTGATATAGCTGATGCAAGTTATGCAATGCTTCATAATGTATTTGAGAATGAAAGAAATGGACTTGATGAGCTTTATGATAAATGA
- a CDS encoding thioredoxin reductase — protein MKKIIFITLAILAVIVVAVISKGKLQDKGNLMDNTNTYTVIAPNGDKIEFDKKTNLIASKNIANDEAYLKEKSQMLLQARSILDSSPYKNYKPLYYNPKPNSLGQTDYLSFKPWLDISYKPSSTKLSPWTKSEKAYYESLKDKRDRYIYLVKRSNLKCTMIDIPEDAIARVDSNGKLTKPEYAEIYDEVDRNKNTLKSELFIGEWNLCAGVLGNPSAFGTGGSAGFKARDFQKAFLAAQLGEVEALNYLADSFKYYTYGMGVNKNLDTYTKILKLYKNPPLDEYGMMPYLDEIVGNYFVMDFNRDNLAVIPNGGFYAGLREIVEEKGELLDPRDLDANETTRNEFDNFIKKVLDDNKEDFKGGFPAGWDERRLSLYIDSTLLESKIMSLTPPEGYPNAPYYNTPEELTRLYEAGKLDKKLNPLTPVMYRDSFPEDLRQKILSYAKEHNIKD, from the coding sequence ATGAAAAAGATAATATTTATAACTTTAGCTATTTTAGCGGTCATAGTAGTAGCAGTAATAAGCAAAGGAAAATTACAAGATAAAGGAAATTTAATGGATAACACTAACACATATACGGTTATAGCTCCAAATGGAGACAAGATAGAATTTGACAAAAAAACAAATTTAATTGCTTCAAAAAATATTGCAAATGATGAAGCCTACCTAAAAGAAAAATCCCAAATGCTCCTTCAAGCCCGCTCCATCCTAGACTCATCTCCATATAAAAACTATAAACCACTATACTATAACCCTAAACCAAACTCTCTAGGTCAAACAGACTATCTATCATTTAAACCATGGCTAGATATTAGCTATAAACCAAGCTCAACTAAACTATCACCTTGGACTAAATCAGAAAAAGCCTACTATGAAAGCTTAAAAGATAAAAGAGATAGATATATCTATCTAGTAAAAAGAAGTAATCTAAAATGCACTATGATAGATATCCCAGAAGATGCAATAGCTAGAGTAGATAGCAATGGCAAACTAACTAAACCTGAATATGCTGAAATTTATGATGAAGTAGATAGAAATAAAAATACACTTAAATCAGAACTCTTTATAGGAGAGTGGAATTTATGTGCTGGAGTATTAGGTAATCCATCAGCATTTGGCACTGGCGGTTCAGCAGGATTTAAAGCAAGAGATTTTCAAAAAGCATTTCTAGCAGCCCAACTAGGAGAAGTAGAAGCATTAAACTATCTGGCAGACTCTTTTAAATACTATACTTATGGCATGGGAGTAAATAAAAATTTAGATACCTACACGAAAATTCTTAAACTATATAAAAATCCTCCACTAGATGAATATGGCATGATGCCTTATTTAGATGAAATAGTAGGTAATTACTTTGTGATGGATTTTAATAGAGATAATTTAGCGGTTATACCAAATGGAGGTTTTTATGCTGGCTTAAGAGAGATAGTAGAGGAAAAAGGTGAACTTCTTGATCCTAGAGACCTAGATGCTAATGAGACTACAAGAAATGAATTTGATAACTTTATAAAGAAAGTCCTAGATGACAATAAAGAGGATTTTAAAGGTGGGTTTCCTGCGGGGTGGGATGAAAGAAGACTATCTCTTTACATCGACTCCACCCTTCTAGAATCTAAAATAATGTCTCTAACCCCACCTGAAGGTTATCCTAATGCACCATACTATAACACTCCAGAAGAGCTAACAAGACTATATGAGGCTGGTAAATTAGACAAAAAGCTAAATCCTCTAACACCAGTAATGTATAGAGATAGCTTCCCTGAAGATCTTAGGCAAAAGATACTAAGTTATGCAAAAGAGCATAATATAAAGGATTAA
- a CDS encoding tRNA 2-selenouridine synthase: MKFLAIILLLLTSIFLIACSANQANKKISNSELENLAKQYGGVYIFNQKFVDEIEKREKEREDLAKNLGNKIRSNPRKIKQGDKFITIYDVDMTLVNQKFPQTLSNGKRYYTRWIDYENQTGKEAKVSEVYINKIKEFMGESNYDKSPNFPILVMFYVNDNDKIVPIKLSMSYTYYKTRYGLFGDEGMGIRFKDEEQILIRGGNKFILINDKFTRVEK; encoded by the coding sequence ATGAAATTTCTAGCTATAATACTCTTACTTCTAACAAGTATATTTTTAATAGCTTGCTCAGCTAATCAAGCAAACAAAAAGATAAGTAACTCTGAACTAGAAAACTTAGCTAAACAATATGGTGGAGTATATATATTTAATCAAAAATTTGTTGATGAGATAGAAAAAAGAGAAAAAGAAAGAGAAGATCTAGCCAAAAATTTAGGGAATAAAATAAGATCTAATCCTAGAAAGATAAAACAAGGTGATAAATTTATAACGATATATGATGTAGACATGACCTTGGTAAATCAAAAATTCCCTCAAACCCTCTCAAATGGTAAAAGATATTATACTCGTTGGATAGATTATGAAAACCAAACTGGCAAAGAAGCCAAAGTATCAGAAGTTTATATAAATAAGATAAAAGAATTTATGGGCGAAAGCAACTATGATAAATCTCCAAATTTCCCTATTTTAGTAATGTTTTATGTCAATGATAATGACAAAATAGTACCTATAAAACTATCAATGTCTTATACATACTATAAAACCAGATATGGCTTATTTGGAGATGAAGGAATGGGAATTAGATTTAAAGATGAAGAGCAAATTCTTATACGTGGTGGCAATAAATTTATATTAATTAATGACAAATTTACAAGAGTAGAAAAGTAA
- a CDS encoding diadenosine tetraphosphate hydrolase — MQTKKSNKELINCFKDHIDIADASYAMLHNVFENERNGLDELYDK; from the coding sequence GTGCAAACTAAAAAATCAAATAAAGAGCTAATAAATTGCTTTAAAGACCATATTGATATAGCTGATGCAAGTTATGCAATGCTTCATAATGTATTTGAGAACGAAAGAAATGGACTTGATGAGCTTTATGATAAATGA
- a CDS encoding efflux transporter outer membrane subunit, translated as MKNKAFILITAAFLAGCSFRPDMPNVDTNFTSTYTYETSDIRDLWWREFNDENLNSLVENALEKNTNLRVAYLNLEKAKASLGIAEADLLPGINLNVGYEKAKSSGETYTKQPQTRYRKSDINLGLNYEIDLWGRVRNNVAVAEESLNATKFDYDSARLSISSSVAKSYFALVSLNMQEAVLRETLKTYEDTLALRKTQLDLGSINEMTYLQSKAAVESAKTNLTSILNAKSKAITSLTILTGKSNNEILNGAVTSSQNLPASPEISAGISSEILLRRSDVAKALADLKATNALVGVARAEYFPSISLTGLFGFSSIDFENIFVGNANTWSIGGSLAQKIFDFGRIKNNVAVAKTNEQIAAVNYEAAVKSALGEVRDALVSRQNAKISLEQVKNLLKSQQRIYSLAKEQYDAGYIGHLELLDAERNLLQAKLQDVSAKLDEVDSAVEVYRAFGGGFKLEK; from the coding sequence ATGAAAAATAAGGCGTTTATACTTATAACGGCGGCGTTTTTGGCTGGTTGCTCATTTCGTCCAGATATGCCAAATGTAGATACAAATTTCACATCTACTTACACTTATGAGACAAGCGATATAAGGGATCTTTGGTGGAGAGAATTTAACGATGAAAATTTAAATTCTCTAGTAGAAAATGCACTTGAGAAAAATACAAATTTACGTGTTGCTTATTTAAATTTAGAGAAAGCAAAGGCAAGCCTTGGTATAGCTGAGGCAGATTTGCTTCCTGGTATAAATTTAAATGTAGGCTACGAAAAAGCAAAAAGTAGCGGTGAAACATATACTAAACAACCACAAACTCGTTATAGAAAATCAGATATAAATTTAGGATTAAACTATGAGATTGATCTTTGGGGTAGAGTAAGAAATAATGTAGCAGTAGCCGAAGAAAGTCTAAATGCAACCAAATTTGACTACGATAGCGCGAGACTAAGTATCAGCTCAAGTGTTGCAAAAAGCTACTTTGCGTTAGTTTCATTAAATATGCAAGAAGCTGTGCTAAGAGAGACTCTAAAAACTTATGAAGATACACTAGCGCTTCGCAAAACACAGCTTGATCTTGGAAGCATAAATGAGATGACTTATTTGCAAAGCAAGGCAGCAGTAGAAAGCGCTAAGACCAATCTTACTTCTATATTAAATGCAAAGTCAAAGGCTATTACCTCACTAACTATCTTGACTGGTAAAAGTAATAATGAAATTTTAAATGGAGCTGTTACTAGCTCACAAAATTTACCAGCTTCTCCCGAGATAAGTGCTGGCATTAGTTCTGAAATTTTGCTAAGAAGAAGCGACGTGGCAAAGGCACTGGCTGATTTAAAAGCTACAAATGCTCTTGTTGGTGTTGCAAGGGCTGAGTATTTTCCAAGCATTTCACTGACTGGACTTTTTGGCTTTTCAAGTATTGATTTTGAAAATATCTTTGTTGGAAATGCCAATACATGGAGCATAGGTGGCTCTTTAGCACAGAAAATTTTTGATTTTGGTAGGATAAAAAATAATGTTGCAGTGGCTAAAACAAATGAACAAATTGCCGCTGTTAATTATGAAGCAGCGGTAAAATCGGCTCTTGGTGAAGTAAGAGATGCGCTTGTTTCAAGGCAAAATGCAAAAATTTCTTTGGAACAAGTGAAAAATTTGCTAAAATCCCAACAAAGAATTTACTCGCTTGCTAAAGAGCAATATGATGCTGGCTATATTGGACATTTAGAGCTTCTTGATGCAGAGAGAAATTTGCTTCAAGCAAAATTACAAGATGTCTCAGCTAAGCTTGATGAGGTCGATAGTGCAGTCGAAGTTTATAGGGCTTTTGGTGGCGGTTTTAAGTTAGAAAAATAA
- a CDS encoding tRNA 2-selenouridine synthase, protein MKFLTSLCKILRFLIIYFKNLFMKFTAFILLLLTSIFLIACSANQANKKISNSELENLAKQYGGVYIFNQKFVDEIERREKERSDYMDDFFKNNKGNFKRSDLEIMDQKLPQALSNGKKYYTSWIDYERDTGKKAEVPEIYINKIKEFMGESNYDKFPNFPILVMFYEDNNQIVPIELSMSYTYYKTKYGLFGDEGMGIRFKDEEQIFIPGGNKFILTNNKFIKANKDK, encoded by the coding sequence ATGAAATTCTTGACTTCATTATGCAAAATTCTTAGATTTTTGATTATTTATTTTAAAAATTTATTTATGAAATTTACCGCATTTATATTACTACTTCTAACAAGTATATTTTTAATAGCTTGCTCAGCTAATCAAGCAAATAAAAAGATAAGTAACTCTGAACTAGAAAACTTAGCTAAACAATATGGTGGAGTATATATATTTAATCAAAAATTTGTTGATGAGATAGAGAGAAGAGAAAAAGAGAGAAGCGATTATATGGACGATTTCTTTAAAAATAACAAAGGAAATTTTAAAAGATCTGACCTAGAAATCATGGATCAAAAACTCCCTCAAGCCCTCTCAAATGGTAAAAAATATTATACTAGTTGGATAGATTATGAAAGAGATACCGGTAAAAAAGCAGAAGTACCAGAAATTTATATAAATAAAATAAAAGAATTTATGGGCGAAAGCAACTATGATAAATTTCCAAATTTCCCTATTTTAGTAATGTTTTATGAAGATAATAATCAAATAGTGCCTATTGAATTATCAATGTCTTATACATACTATAAAACCAAATATGGACTATTTGGAGATGAAGGAATGGGAATTAGATTTAAAGATGAAGAGCAAATTTTTATACCAGGTGGAAACAAATTCATTCTAACAAACAACAAATTCATAAAAGCAAACAAGGACAAGTAA
- a CDS encoding NifS family cysteine desulfurase produces the protein MRVYLDNNATTMVDPEAFELMKPYFCEKYGNPNSLHKFGSETHPALRTALDQLYAGLNAKDSDDIVVTSCATESNNWVVKGIYFDKIATGEKKRIVTTAVEHPAILATCKFLEKYGVELTVLDVNNDGIVTPEQLRAVMDENVALVSIMSANNETGMIFPIKELASIAHEYGALFHTDAVQAVGKIKINVQDLDVDFLSFSAHKFHGPKGVGALFIKNSMPLSSLLHGGEHMGGRRSGTLDVPGIIGMGKALELANKFMDYEHSHVRRLRDKLEDAILKIPDVSVVGKKEQRVPNTILASIKGVEGEAMLWDLNKAGIAASTGSACASETLESNPIMEAIGADKELAHTALRLSLSRFNTEEEIDYAIEYITKAVNRLRGISSTFAYAPEWHKSGL, from the coding sequence TTGAGAGTATATTTAGACAATAACGCTACAACAATGGTTGATCCTGAAGCTTTTGAGCTTATGAAGCCATATTTTTGTGAAAAATACGGTAATCCAAACTCGCTTCATAAATTTGGCTCTGAAACACATCCAGCTTTAAGAACAGCGCTAGATCAGCTCTATGCCGGACTAAACGCAAAAGATAGCGATGACATCGTTGTTACCTCATGTGCAACTGAGAGCAACAACTGGGTAGTAAAAGGCATCTACTTTGACAAAATTGCAACTGGCGAGAAGAAGCGTATCGTAACAACCGCAGTTGAACATCCAGCTATTTTGGCAACTTGTAAATTTTTAGAAAAATATGGCGTAGAGCTTACTGTTTTAGATGTAAATAACGATGGCATAGTCACTCCAGAACAGCTAAGAGCTGTAATGGATGAGAATGTAGCACTTGTTTCTATAATGAGCGCGAATAACGAAACTGGCATGATCTTTCCTATAAAAGAGCTTGCTAGTATCGCTCATGAATATGGGGCTTTATTCCACACGGATGCGGTTCAAGCAGTTGGTAAGATAAAGATAAATGTTCAAGACCTTGACGTTGATTTTCTAAGCTTTTCTGCGCATAAATTTCACGGACCAAAGGGTGTTGGAGCGCTATTTATAAAAAATAGTATGCCACTAAGTAGCTTGCTTCACGGCGGCGAGCACATGGGCGGGCGCAGAAGTGGCACGCTCGATGTTCCTGGCATCATTGGCATGGGTAAAGCACTTGAACTGGCAAATAAATTTATGGATTATGAGCACTCTCATGTTCGCCGTTTGCGTGATAAGCTTGAAGATGCAATTTTAAAAATTCCTGACGTTAGCGTCGTTGGTAAAAAAGAACAACGTGTGCCAAATACCATTTTGGCTTCTATAAAAGGCGTTGAAGGCGAAGCTATGCTTTGGGATCTAAACAAAGCTGGCATTGCAGCTTCAACTGGCTCAGCATGTGCGAGTGAAACATTGGAGAGTAACCCAATAATGGAGGCCATAGGGGCAGATAAGGAGCTGGCTCACACCGCACTTAGACTATCTCTTTCTAGGTTTAATACAGAAGAAGAGATTGATTATGCGATCGAGTATATAACAAAAGCGGTAAATAGACTAAGAGGTATCTCTAGTACATTTGCCTACGCCCCAGAATGGCATAAGAGTGGATTATAA